GATAAACGGTATGTTAAGGATAAATTCTATCCGCCAATTATCAGCAAGGACACATTCGAAAAAGCACAACTGGAAAGACGCAGGCGAGCTGAGGCACTTGGCAGGATTTATGAACATAAAGGAAATGAAAAGAAATGCCTAAATTTTAGGTTTCATGCTTCAATGCCAGATAATCTATATGATGATCCATTTCAGCCGGCAGAGTATGCTTATAGTCTTATTAAGAGCGAGGTGATTTTAGATGATAACCAGGAATGTTACGGTAATCCCTGTCCGTAAGCGAATTGGGAATAGTGCAAATGCAGAGGAATTACCTAAGCTTCGGGTAGCAGCTTACTGTCGTGTTTCTACGGACAGCGAGGAGCAGGCAACCAGTTATGAAGCACAGATTGAGCACTACACAAACTACATCAAAAGCAATTCAGAATGGGAGTTAGCCGGTATATTTGCAGATGAAGGTATTACCGGAACTAACACGAAAAAGCGTGAAGAATTTAACCGGATGATAGAAGAATGTATGCAGGGCAAAATCGATATGATAATTACGAAATCTATCAGCCGGTTTGCAAGAAATACGCTGGACTGCCTAAAGTACATAAGGCAGCTTAAAGAAAAAAATATTCCAGTTTACTTTGAAAAGGAAAATATAAACACATTGGATTCCAAAGGGGAAATCCTGCTGACCATTATGGCTTCTTTGGCGCAGCAAGAAAGCCAATCGTTAAGCCAGAATGTAAAACTGGGTATTCAGTACCGATATCAGCAAGGAAAAATCCACATTAATCACAACCGGTTTCTTGGCTATACAAAGGATAAGGATGGCAATTTAGTTATCGTACCTGAAGAAGCAGAGATCGTTAAACGCATTTACAGAGAATACCTTGAAGGTTCTAGTATGCTACAGATAGCTAGGGGTTTGGAGGCTGACGGAATTCTGACAGGTGCAGGTAATCACAGATGGCATACCAGCACCATCAATAAGATTTTGAGGAATGAAAAATATATCGGTGATGCGCTGTTGCAGAAAACCTATACAGTAGATTTTTTATCGAAGAAAAGGGTGGCCAATAACGGCATAGTTCCTCAATACTATGTAGAAAACAGCCATGAGCCCATAATCCCGCGTGAAATTTATATGCAGGTTCAGGAAGAGCTTGTCCGCAGAAGATGTGTGCATATAAGTAAGAACGGAAAGAAGAGAAACTACAGCAATAATCATCCCTTATCCCAAATGGTGTTCTGCGGCAATTGTCATGAGATATTCCGCAGGGTTCATTGGAATAACCGAGGGAAAAAATCCATCGTTTGGAGATGCGTCAGCAGATTGGAAAACACCGGTTTGTTTTGTACCGCTTCCACTATACTTGAAGATACGCTTAAAGAGAAAATTGTAGAAGCCATCAATGTAGCGGTCAGTGGAAAAAACTCTTTTCTGGCCATACTGAAGAAGAATATTGAAACCGTATTAAGCGTGGATTTGGATGAGACTACAGCAGATATTGATAAAAGGCTGGAAGAACTCCAAACCGAGTTGATCCAAAAAGCAAATTTAAAGGAAGAATACAATAATATTGTAAATGAGATTTATAGGTTGCGAGATTTAAGGCAAGAAACACTATCAAGAAACGCTCTCCGTCAAGATAAGCGGGATCGGATAGCTGAAATGACTGACTTTCTTAACACGCAAACCGGTGATATAACGGAGTTTGATGATAAACTGGTTAGAAAACTTGTTGAAAAAGCAATTGTATATGATGACAGGCTAGTGGTAGAGTTTAAGTCAGGGTTAGAAATAGAAGTAAACCTATAAGCTCGTATTAAGATAGCCGCCAGTAGGGGAAGAGTACTTATACTATTATAAATAACTACAGGAGACATAATTGGATTACCGATTGCGGGAGCAGAAGCAAAATGCGCTGGTTAAAAATGCAGAGCGTGAAGGAAGAAGCAGCGAATAGCCGAAATGACAGACGTGAACTCGTTTCAGCAAGCTGAAACATCGGGGAATCAGATGGAGAGTCTACTCCACCTGATTAAAACCCACCTACGCTGCGCTTAGAGGTGGCGGTCTTGACCGTAAAGCTAAAAGATAAACACACTTGAACAATTACTCATATGTTTTTATTGACAAACGGAGAATTGAGGTTTATAATATATATGAAAACTTATTCAAGTGTTCAATTGAATGATAAAGAGGTGATATAAATATGGCAAAAAAAATTCAACCAATTGAAAGATGCGACTGTGATGTAATACATGAGGAAATTGTAAATAAAGTGCGAGAAAAAATGCCTCAAGAAGAAACTCTATATGATCTAGCAGAACTATTTAAAGTTTTTGGAGATTCAACAAGAATTAAGATACTCTGGGCATTAGGTGAATCAGAGATGTGCGTTTGCGATATTGCATTCTTATTAAATATGACCCAATCAGCAATTTCACATCAGCTAAGAGTCTTAAAGCAGGCTGGACTAGTAAAGAGCAGAAGAGAAGGAAAGATTGTATTCTACTCTCTTGAAGATGAACATGTAAAGCAAATATTTGACCAGGGATTAATTCATATTTCAGAAGAAAGTAAGTAAAGGAGGGTCAGTAATGTTAAAGAAGGAAGTAATTTTAGAAGGTTTAGATTGCGCAAATTGTGCAGCTAAAATTGAAGAAGAGGTTAATAAATTAAATGGAGTCAAAGCCTATATGAACTTCATGAACAAGACATTGACTTTAGAAATTGAATCAGAGCAAGAGTATAAGAATATATTACAGCAAGTTAAAACCATAGTGCACAAGCACGAACCGGATGTGGTAGTGAAAGAAAAATCCGTTAACAAGAGCAATAAAAAGGTGAACAAAAGCATAGTAATACTTGAAGGACTTGGCTGCGCGAATTGTGCAGCTAAAATAGAAAAAGAAATAAGCGGTCTAGAAGGAGTTGAATTTGCTGCAGTAGATTTTGTTTCGAAGAAACTAACACTGGAAATAAGTCCGAAAGTCAACCGCTCTGAGTTAAATGAGAAGATTGAAGGCATAGTAAAGAAAATAGAGCCAGATGTAAAGGTCATTTTTGAGGAGAATACATCTAAGGCCAACGTAAAAGAAAATAATGAAGAGGAAGAAGAAGGTGTCAACAAAAAAGAAATCATAAGACTTGTGGTCGGTGGAGCAATATTTGCCGTGGGAATCATCTTTAATTTCCAAAATTGGCTTGAGCTTACCTTGTTTATTATTAGTTATATCATAGTTGGTGGAGAGGTTGTCTTAAGAGCAATAAAAGGTATTGCCCGCGGTCAGGTATTCAGTGAGCATTTTTTGATGAGTATTGCTACCATTGGTGCTTTCTTCATTGGAGAGTATCCAGAAGGTGTAGCAGTTATGCTGTTCTATCTGGTAGGTGAATTGTTTCAGGATATAGCTGTAGGTCACTCCAGAAAATCAATAAGTGCTTTGATGGATATTCGTCCTGACTATGCAAATCTTAAAGTTGGCGATGAGATCAGGAAAGTATCTCCTGAAGAGGTAAACATAGGTGACATCATTATTGTTAAACCAGGAGAAAAAGTTCCCCTCGATGGCAAGGTTATAGAAGGAAACTCAATGGTTGACACTGCAGCGTTAACAGGGGAATCTGTTCCTCGTGAAGTCGGGCCAGGAGACGATGTATTGAGCGGATTCATTAATAAAAATGGCGTTTTGACAATAGAGGTAACAAAGGATTATGGTGATTCAACTGTATCTAAAATTTTGGATCTGGTTCAGAATGCCAGCAGTAGGAAGGCTCCTACAGAAAAATTTATAACAAAATTTGCGCGTTTCTATACTCCGATTGTAGTCTTTGGAGCATTAGCCTTAGCAATCATACCTCCATTGGTGATCCCCGGTGCAACTTTCTCTACATGGATATATCGAGCCTTAGTGTTCTTAGTTATATCTTGTCCATGTGCGTTAGTAGTTTCAATACCATTGGGCTTCTTCGGAGGGATTGGTGGAGCATCGAAGAGAGGTATATTAGTAAAAGGCAGTAACTATCTTGACGCATTGAACAATGTGGAAACAGTTGTTTTCGATAAGACGGGAACGCTAACCAAGGGTGTATTTGAAGTTGTGAGTATCAATCCTCAAAGTGATTTTACAAAGGAGGAATTGATTGAATATGCAGCATATGCTGAAAGTCACTCAAGTCATCCAATTGCACTATCCATTCTGAAAGCCTATAACAAAGATGTCGATATCACTAAAATTGAAGACTATGAGGAAATTGCAGGTCATGGGATTCGGGCTAAAGTTGGTGGTAAAGAGATTCTTGTCGGAAATAGCAAACTGATGAATAAAGAAAACATTAAATATCAGGAAGTTGAGACTCTAGGTACAGTAGTACATGTTGCAGTAGACAAGAAGTATGCAGGAAATATTGTAATCTCTGACGCAGTGAAGGAAGATTCAGCTGATGCGATTAAAGGATTGAAGGCATTAGGTGTTAGAAATATTGTTATGCTTACTGGTGATTCGAAGGCAGTTGGGGAAAAAATAGCAACCCAACTTGGAATTGACGAGGTGTATACTGAATTGTTACCGGCCGACAAGGTAGAAAAAATTGAGGCTCTGGAAGCCAAGAAATCTCATAAGGGGAAAATTGTATTTGTTGGTGATGGCATCAACGATGCTCCGGTACTTGCAAGAGCGGATATCGGCGTGGCAATGGGCGGCTTGGGGTCTGATGCTGCAATTGAAGCAGCTGATATAGTTATCATGACGGATGAACCATCAAAAATTGTCACTGCAATTAAAATAGCAAAAAGGACTAGGAAAATTGTGATGCAAAACATTGTGTTTTCATTAGGGGTTAAAGCCATATTCCTTGCACTTGGTGCGGTGGGAGTTGCAACTATGTGGGAAGCTGTATTCGCTGACATGGGTGTGGCAATAATCGCAATATTAAATGCAATGAGGGTAATGAATACAAAAAGTATATAGGACTACATGATTTATTAACCCCTTGATTTATCTTCTCAAAGATAAAATCAAGGGGTATCTGTATTTAAATTTATAAGGAGGAGAAAATGTTCTATATTTTTATTATCACAATATTGACAGGGATTGATCAGTGGACTAAATATCTTATAGAAACACAATTAAAACCGATAGGTGCTATACCCATAGTTAAAGATATATTCCATTTGACTTATGCAAGGAATACAGGAGCAGCTTTTAGCATATTGAGGGATAAGCAGGCATTTTTAATATTAGTCACAACCATTGTTGTTGGCGCATTAATATACTATTTGATAAAAATATTAAAGACAGGAGAAGTAGCCTTTAAGCTATCCTTGGCGATAATTATTGGTGGAGCTTTAGGAAATCTTATCGATAGAGTTAGATTGAACTATGTAACCGACTTTCTCGATTTCACACTAATTAATTACCCCATATTTAATTTAGCAGACGTATTTGTAGTTTCAGGAGTTGTCATGCTTT
This Caldicellulosiruptor changbaiensis DNA region includes the following protein-coding sequences:
- a CDS encoding serine integrase family protein codes for the protein MRVELKRKAGEMMSHIPFGYNIQNGRAVVNEEEAVKIEKLFEAYLSGLSLSKAAQKAGIKRCHTSIARMLADKRYVKDKFYPPIISKDTFEKAQLERRRRAEALGRIYEHKGNEKKCLNFRFHASMPDNLYDDPFQPAEYAYSLIKSEVILDDNQECYGNPCP
- a CDS encoding recombinase family protein, with translation MITRNVTVIPVRKRIGNSANAEELPKLRVAAYCRVSTDSEEQATSYEAQIEHYTNYIKSNSEWELAGIFADEGITGTNTKKREEFNRMIEECMQGKIDMIITKSISRFARNTLDCLKYIRQLKEKNIPVYFEKENINTLDSKGEILLTIMASLAQQESQSLSQNVKLGIQYRYQQGKIHINHNRFLGYTKDKDGNLVIVPEEAEIVKRIYREYLEGSSMLQIARGLEADGILTGAGNHRWHTSTINKILRNEKYIGDALLQKTYTVDFLSKKRVANNGIVPQYYVENSHEPIIPREIYMQVQEELVRRRCVHISKNGKKRNYSNNHPLSQMVFCGNCHEIFRRVHWNNRGKKSIVWRCVSRLENTGLFCTASTILEDTLKEKIVEAINVAVSGKNSFLAILKKNIETVLSVDLDETTADIDKRLEELQTELIQKANLKEEYNNIVNEIYRLRDLRQETLSRNALRQDKRDRIAEMTDFLNTQTGDITEFDDKLVRKLVEKAIVYDDRLVVEFKSGLEIEVNL
- a CDS encoding ArsR/SmtB family transcription factor, translated to MAKKIQPIERCDCDVIHEEIVNKVREKMPQEETLYDLAELFKVFGDSTRIKILWALGESEMCVCDIAFLLNMTQSAISHQLRVLKQAGLVKSRREGKIVFYSLEDEHVKQIFDQGLIHISEESK
- a CDS encoding heavy metal translocating P-type ATPase is translated as MLKKEVILEGLDCANCAAKIEEEVNKLNGVKAYMNFMNKTLTLEIESEQEYKNILQQVKTIVHKHEPDVVVKEKSVNKSNKKVNKSIVILEGLGCANCAAKIEKEISGLEGVEFAAVDFVSKKLTLEISPKVNRSELNEKIEGIVKKIEPDVKVIFEENTSKANVKENNEEEEEGVNKKEIIRLVVGGAIFAVGIIFNFQNWLELTLFIISYIIVGGEVVLRAIKGIARGQVFSEHFLMSIATIGAFFIGEYPEGVAVMLFYLVGELFQDIAVGHSRKSISALMDIRPDYANLKVGDEIRKVSPEEVNIGDIIIVKPGEKVPLDGKVIEGNSMVDTAALTGESVPREVGPGDDVLSGFINKNGVLTIEVTKDYGDSTVSKILDLVQNASSRKAPTEKFITKFARFYTPIVVFGALALAIIPPLVIPGATFSTWIYRALVFLVISCPCALVVSIPLGFFGGIGGASKRGILVKGSNYLDALNNVETVVFDKTGTLTKGVFEVVSINPQSDFTKEELIEYAAYAESHSSHPIALSILKAYNKDVDITKIEDYEEIAGHGIRAKVGGKEILVGNSKLMNKENIKYQEVETLGTVVHVAVDKKYAGNIVISDAVKEDSADAIKGLKALGVRNIVMLTGDSKAVGEKIATQLGIDEVYTELLPADKVEKIEALEAKKSHKGKIVFVGDGINDAPVLARADIGVAMGGLGSDAAIEAADIVIMTDEPSKIVTAIKIAKRTRKIVMQNIVFSLGVKAIFLALGAVGVATMWEAVFADMGVAIIAILNAMRVMNTKSI
- the lspA gene encoding signal peptidase II; this translates as MFYIFIITILTGIDQWTKYLIETQLKPIGAIPIVKDIFHLTYARNTGAAFSILRDKQAFLILVTTIVVGALIYYLIKILKTGEVAFKLSLAIIIGGALGNLIDRVRLNYVTDFLDFTLINYPIFNLADVFVVSGVVMLSYMLLFKGDMPKISKM